The Proteiniborus ethanoligenes genome segment GCTGATTGCCTGTCCTGAATCCAGATATGCAAAATTTCATGCCAATCAAGCATTGCTGCTTTTAATCACAGGTATAGTAGGCAACGTGATACTGGGCATTATCCCGGTAATTGGATGGATGTTAATGCCAATCTTCGGAATCGGCGTTTTGATTCTGGGTATTATGGGGCTTGTCAACGGATTTGGGGGAAAGGCAAAGCAATTGCCTCTCATCGGTAAGTTTACCATCATAAAATAAGGAATGGTTTAGAAAGGTGACCAATTGATATATGAGCTTTTATGGAGGGATATTGATGAAAAAAATATTTATAATTATTTTTAGTCTAATGCTGGTTTTTTCCCTTAGTGGATGTGGGTCAAAGTCAGCTAGTAGTCCAGATATTTTACTGGAAGATACCGATGATTTACTGGAAGATTTTGATGATTATACGGAACTTCCTTATGATGATCAACCTGATAGTTTTATGGATACAAAATCCACAAGACTATCTGACCTTATCTCAAGCAATTTTAATAACTTTTCAGATGCCCAAGATGCCTTTGAAGACCATGTAAGTCAAGTAAGCTATAAGAATGAAACTGCCCTTATCAGTTCACATAACCTAGTAGTAAGTGATATGAAGGTTTTTGACTATATGCTACCTCTTTACATGTGGGGTGAAACACTAGATGATGAAGAATTAGAAACCCAAGATATAGCCACTAGCATTTATGAAGGTGAGGATAGAAGCTATCAAAAATATGACCTTGAAAGAGAAAGCGAAACCAGGTATAAGGTCATAATGGAGACCCATGATGGTGAACTAATTACCACTCAAATAGATTATTATCCTGATATAGATGCTGTAAGGTTAGAGACCATAGATAAGGGTAATCTTGCCCTAATTTTTGAATATGTTAAGACAGACAAGGGGTACGCAGCTCAGTATTATTTTAATAGTCCAATTGCTAGCTCATATGGTGTGCAAAATAAAGCAATGTGTGTTTTTAGACAAATATTTTCTGGTCTAAATGGGTCCCTTGCCAGATTTGAAGATACAGAAGAGCCTCCTAGCATAATAGGAGATAACCCAAAAGAAGAAGATTTTATAAAAGATGCAACTGATTGGCTTACGGTTACAGATGGTGATATCAAAGGTGAATTGAATGGAGAGTCTTTTTAGACCTTAGTTAATTTAATAATTAATTAAAGGAGGAAAAGTAAATGAAAAATAAAATATTTATTTTTTTGCTAACTGTAGTCTTGATAATTGGAACACTGTCTATGACTGTATTTGCAGATAGTGATCCTTTTATCCTTGAAGCACCTACCAATCTGAGGGCAGAACTGAAAAAAGACATTGATGGAGTGCCTTATTTTGAACTTAGATTGGATGTTCCACAAAGGGTAAGAGATTTGAACGCTAAGTTAGTGGATGACTCGGAATATTTTCCAGGGAAGATTTGTGAGGAAATAA includes the following:
- a CDS encoding DUF4870 domain-containing protein, which produces MTEQKNKNQELGATQENTYTPEDIEKNKTMAGLAYLLFFLPLIACPESRYAKFHANQALLLLITGIVGNVILGIIPVIGWMLMPIFGIGVLILGIMGLVNGFGGKAKQLPLIGKFTIIK
- a CDS encoding lipoprotein yields the protein MKKIFIIIFSLMLVFSLSGCGSKSASSPDILLEDTDDLLEDFDDYTELPYDDQPDSFMDTKSTRLSDLISSNFNNFSDAQDAFEDHVSQVSYKNETALISSHNLVVSDMKVFDYMLPLYMWGETLDDEELETQDIATSIYEGEDRSYQKYDLERESETRYKVIMETHDGELITTQIDYYPDIDAVRLETIDKGNLALIFEYVKTDKGYAAQYYFNSPIASSYGVQNKAMCVFRQIFSGLNGSLARFEDTEEPPSIIGDNPKEEDFIKDATDWLTVTDGDIKGELNGESF